Genomic window (Prevotella melaninogenica ATCC 25845):
AAAGGTAAGCTCACCACCAAACGAACCCACTAAAAAGACACTTGCCTGCGACGGGCTTCAACCAGTCAGTACGCAGACTCTCAGGTGGTATGTTACCTTTAATTGGCTGCAAAGGTACGTTAAGAAGTTGAGATGAGCAAATAAAACCTCTTATAAATCAATGGAATGGAAGAAAAAGAACGGATAGAGCACAGAGGAGGCGATGAGAATTCTAAAAAAAAGTTGATAGATTTAAGTATTTTATCATAAGCTATTAAAAAAATACTACGAAAACACCTGTACTGTTATAAAGTCTAAAAGTGTCATCGAATATTCGTGAATTACATTTTTTTTATGTGTTTTTTTTGTAACTTTGCAATGTCAAATAGAAAAATAGTCGTTATTAAAGTTAATTATTTGAGTTAGTACAAGGACACAAAACTTACGTGAGTAAGTTTGATGTTAAACGAAAGGCTTCGCAGTGATGCGAAGCCTTTCTTCTTTTATTCTATATGTAAAGAGGCGGCTTCTGTTAAATGCATGGGTTGGAAATAGTGTCAAAGCTTACGCATTGGCGTGGTGTGGATATGCTCAAATTAGATGGTTTTACAAATGGAAAAACTGCAAGATAATATGCAATTTGATATTATCGCTATCCGTAATCTTCAAATATCTTATTCTCACTTTATAGCTGTATGTAAATTATTTTCATGTGGCTCAAATCCAATACATGCTCTTTGGGCTTCTAAAAGACGCTTAATTGACTTGCAAAAGGTGCCCTTTAAGACCCTTACTAACGCCCTTTTGAAGTCCAATTAAGCACCTTTTACTTTGCTATTTTATAACCAATTGATTTCCTGTTGGTTATAAGATTGTCTTTTATTCATATTTTTATCGTTATTTATAGCTTTTTTACTTGAAGTTTTGTAATGATTTTTCTGCGCGTTGTCTGTGATTTTGCAGTATTAAACTGAAGGAGTTTTCTATGGCAGAAGATAACCATAGAATAGTTAGCTGAACGTCTTAGCTATGTTGTTTGTTTAATGAGTAACTTCATTTCTTCCGTTAAGACTATACGAAGTACAATCTACACATTGAACGGAAAATGACCTCCAAAAATGATAAAAGGGGATTAAAAGGAAAAGAAAAGCAAGTTAAGCGATTTAACATCTGATAATTAGCAGACCTAAAATAAATTCGTTTTTATTTGGGTGTTACATATATAATAGGTAAATTTGCACGGATTAATTTTTTCGGGACGCGTGAGAAGGTAAACGTCAAGGCATTCGAGCCTATAAAGAGTTACCACTTTGGTTCCCAAAGATGTTGGTCAAAACAATAAGTATTTTAAAATTTTAGATGAACGTAATTACGAAAACAGTTCAATTGCCAGATGGAAGAACCATCTCAATTGAAACCGGAAAGGTTGCAAAGCAGGCCGATGGTGCAGCAGTTCTCCGCATGGGTAACACAGTACTTCTTGCCACTGTTTGTGCAGCTAAAGAGGCAGTTCCGGGAACAGACTTCATGCCTTTGCAAGTTGATTATCGCGAGCAGTATGCTGCCGCAGGTCGTTACCCAGGTGGTTTCACCAAGCGCGAAGGCAAAGCCAATGACGACGAAATCCTAACATCACGCCTTGTGGACCGTGTTCTTCGTCCACTTTTCCCATCAGATTATCACTGTGAAGTTTATGTACAGGTAATGTTGCTGTCTGCTGACGGCGTTGATCAGCCTGACGCACTTGCTGGTTTGGCAGCTTCTGCAGCGCTTGCAGCTTCAGATATTCCAATCGAGCATACTACTTCAGAGGTTCGTGTTGCACGTGTTAACGGCGAGTACGTTATCAACCCAACTTTCGAGCAGATGAAGGAAGCTGATATGGACCTCATGGTTGGTGCTACCAAGGACAATATCATGATGGTAGAGGGTGAGATGGACGAGGTTTCTGAGCAGGATCTCATCGGTGCTTTGAAGGCTGCACACGAGGCAATCAAGCCTATGTGTGAAATGCAGGAAGAGCTTTCAAAGGCTTGCGGTACAGATGTTAAGCGTGCATACGAAGATGAAGTCAATGATGAGGAGTTGCGTGAGGAGCTCCGTAAGGCTACATACGACGCTTGCTACGCTCAGGCTCAGAGCGGTGACGATGATAAGAAGCACCGTGAGGAGACTTATGACAAGATTAAGTCTGATTTCACTGAGGCTTATGACGCAGCTCACACAGACCTTTCAGAAGACGACCTCGAAGAAAAACACACTCTTATTGACCGTTACTTTGCTGATGTTCAGCGTGACTCAATGCGCCGTAGCGTACTTGATACGGGTAAGCGTATGGACGGTCGTGCAACAGATGAGATTCGTCCTATTTGGTGCGAGATTGATACACTACCAATGCCACACGGAAGTTCTCTCTTCCAGCGTGGTGAAACAATGTCTCTCTCTACTTGTACTCTTGGTACAAAGATGGATGAGAAGATGGTTGATAACGTTTTGGAGAAGAGCTACCAGCGCTTCCTCCTTCACTATAACTTCCCTCCATTCTGTACAGGTGAGGCTAAGGCTCAGCGTGGTGTAGGCCGTCGCGAGATTGGTCATGGTCATCTTGCATGGCGTGGTTTGAAGGGTCAGATTCCTGCTGACTTCCCTTACACTGTTCGTTTGGTAAGTCAGATTCTCGAATCTAATGGTTCTTCTTCTATGGCAACCGTATGTGCAGGTACACTTGCATTGATGGATGCAGGTGTTCCAATGAAGAAACCAGTGTCAGGTATCGCTATGGGTCTTATCAAGAACCCAGGAGAAGATAAGTATGCTGTACTGAGTGACATCCTCGGTGATGAGGACCACTTGGGCGATATGGACTTCAAGACAACCGGTACAAAGGACGGTTTGACCGCAACTCAGATGGATATCAAGTGTGATGGTTTGTCATTCGAGATTCTTGAGAAGGCGCTTATGCAGGCAAAGGCTGCTCGTGAGCACATCCTCAACATCATGACTGAGACTATTGCAGAGCCACGTGCTGAGATGAAACCACAGGTTCCACGTATCGTTCAGTTGGAGATTCCTAAGGAGTTCATCGGTGCTGTTATCGGTCCTGGTGGTAAGATTATCCAGCAGATGCAGGAGGAAACAGGTGCTACTATCACTATCGAGGAGACTGATGGTGTTGGTAAAGTACAGGTTTCTGCACCTAATAAGGATTCAATCGACGCTGCTTTGGGTAAGATCAAGGCTATCGTTGCAGTTCCAGAGATTGGTGAGGTTTACGAGGGTACAGTACGTTCTATCATGCCATATGGCTGCTTCGTAGAGATTCTACCAGGTAAGGACGGCTTACTTCACATCTCAGAAATTGACTGGAAGCGTCTTGAAACTGTTGAAGAGGCAGGTATCAAGGAAGGCGATAAGATTAAGGTTAAACTCCTCGAGATTGATCCTAAGACAGGTAAGTACAAACTTTCACGTCGCGTTTTGCTTGAGAAACCAGAGGGATATGTTGAGCCACAGCGTCGTCCACGTGGTGATCGTCGTCCACGTCGTGACGGTGAGCGTCGCTTTGATGAGCGTCGTCCACGTCGTGAGAACAATGAATTTGAGAACAACGATTAATCGTTTGTTATAATACTATAATCCCCCAGAAGCAGCCTATAAGCTTGCTGGGGGATTTATTTCTCTATCTACAAAGCCAAGTAGACTACAAACCCAATTCTACCTGACTGTACAAACCATATAGCCTAAATGGTAAAAACCACATCTATCTTGCATCGAGTGAGATAGCATAGAACCTATTTTTAATTTAACCAAACAATTAACACTAAAATGAAGAAAGATTATCTTTCCCCCGCTATGGTTGTAATACCAATCATAGAGGAACTTTCTATCTTATATTCAGCCACTGGTAATCTCCCTGAAGGTTCCGAAGGGCATAGCGTGGATGATGAAGACGAGGAGTATGAGGTGGACCCTCCAGCTACTCCCAGTGTCCCAGCTAAACATAAATCAATCTTATCTTGAAATAACTGAAATTATGAATTACATTGTAAGAGCATTCATTTACGCAACAATAGCACTTGGACTTGTTGCCTGCTCGCAGGAAGATATCAATTCAACTGAGCGACAGAAAGCAAAAGAAGAAATTACTTTCACCGTTGATGTTACATTAGACAAGAATGTAGAGGATATGGTGAACGCAAAGCAGATGACAAATGTATGGGATACTGAACAGCCTGCTACGACCCGTACTCCTATTACTTACGATAAGCAAGGGTCATTGACTTATAACTGGCGGGTTGGTAGTACGATTCCTTTATTCGTCTATATCACTGATGGAAAATACAAAAAAAGTTACAAACTTGACAAAGGTTTGCAGGTTATCTCAGCCCATAAGGGTTACTTTACATTCTCTGTACCATCCTATTTTGACTTGTCTAAACTGCAAGTGGCATCGGCTACGGGTAAGGAAGACGGTGTAGAAAATGGTGCATGGACAATAGGTATAGGCTATGATGGTGTCATGAGAGTTTTTGGACCAAAGGCTATAGATGCAAGTTCATACGATTATAACATCCCACTTTATTCGAAGTTAACGAAAGTAGACCCTGCTACAAAGCATGCTAAAGTTCAGTTTTTAATGTTAGGAAGCTGGATTGGCGTTAGAGCAAAGTCGGATATGTATTACAAGAGCAATGTTTATTCTATTGCTTTGAAGTCTGACGTGCTCCACATGGATGGAAAATTCGATCTGTCAAAAGCTTCTCCTGTATGGGAAGCAGACAAATACAGGATCAGTTTCAATGCTCGCCATAATACGATAGTGGACGAGTGTGACACGATTAGAGTTAATAATTTCGCTATTGGTGGTGAGGCTGATGGAGCAGGAACAACCAAGTATACCAAGCCTTTCTATATCTGGGTAAAGGCTACACCAGGCGCAACCAGTACGACAAAAGCAAGAGTTATCCTCCGCAGTGAGGCTGATAGCAAGACAGGAGCAGTAGCTCCACAGATTGATTTCTTGTCTATGCGTAATCGATTCTATCGTGAAGCGAAAGATATTGTAAACTTCAAAGATGGTGATACGTATAACTTTAGTATTAATGCAAGTCTGAAAGAGACACGTGGAGCATTGATGATAACAGAGTATTACCATTCTTCTGCACAAAATGGAGAGAACAGTTGGATTGAGATAACAAATGCTTCAAGAGAGACTGTATCGTTGAAAGGATATTATCTTGTGAGTCCAAACCCATGGAATGTGGAACCTTATAGAGCATTATATGTCGCTAATCTGACTGACCTCAAAGCATTGAGCCGAGGAAGCAGTAGTGTTGGTATGCCAGGAAACTCAACAACATCGATACCTGCAGGAAAGTCTATTTGCTTAGCTGCGGGCACAGGTTATGCAGAAGTTGTTGCTAAGAATAAGGCTTATCAGGTTATTAATACAGGGTCTGGAGTGTCTACTCCGTCAGCTGTTACGGGTGGTGTACACTATTCAAAGTATATTTGTAAAGACGGTTGGAACATCGATTTGAAAGACCCTAACAATAATATAGTAGACAATTTTGGTGTTGAAGTAGCCTATTTGTTGAATGGCAGCAATGGTTTTTATTATAATTATTATTTAGGAGAGAGGGATTTTATTCGTTCAAAAGAGACACCTTTTAATGCTCCTTATAATGGATTTAATCCAAAGGGATGGTATTATATGCCAATAGAAACAAGTGGATTAAACTTCCTTGGAACTTTTAATGATTATGATAGTAGGTTCATACCATTCGTGGATTATAAAGATGGTGGAAGTGGGAATAGACCAGAACGCTACCGTGATATGTCTTATTACACCAATATCATTCATCTTCCATAAGCAAAGGGAATGAAGATTCTTTGATAATAAGCGCATCGTTTATATAGGTATAGGCAGGGATACCACGTGTATTCCTGCCTTTTTAACCTAAATCAGTCATTAGAGGCTAAACATATTTTGTTTTATTATTGGTGGATTAGATTTACGTATGATAGCCATAAAAATAAAATAAAACTTGTACGATAAAGATAAATAAAGGTTAAAACATTCTTGTTTTTAATTCTAAATACAATATCTTTGCACCGCGAGAGTTAAAATAGAGTTTACAATATAAAACTAAAATGATTATGAAAAAGATTATGTTTTTGGTAGCTGCTTGTGCAGCTATGGTAGCTTGTAACAATGGCAAGACTACTGCAAACAACGAGGGTGCAGATTCTGCAGTTCAGGATTCAGCTGCTGCTGGCGACTCTGCTGTTTACGAGGGTTTGACACCTGCAGCTGATGTTGCTGGTATCAAGTATCGTGTTGCTTTGGCAAAGGATTCATCAAATGGTTTCAGCGTATCTGAGTCTTACATGAAGTCTGCTTCTGAGACTGATACTGTTTACAACTATACAGGTAAATATCAGGTTGTAGAGAAGGACGTTAAGGGTAAGAAAAATACTTACTACCAGTTCGAGTTGGGTAAGGACAACAAGACCAACTTCCTCGTAGTAAACGATTCTACACTTCGTCTTGTTAACTCTGACTTCGAGGAGCCAGCAGTAAATACAAAGGATATGAACTACGACTTGAAGTTGAAGTAAGAAGAATCTGTAAACAAAACATTAATATAAAAGGGCTTGCCAAGGGATTATACCTTGTGCAAGCCCTTTTTCTGTAGGGTAGGGATGAATAGTCTTTATCATGTAATGAATGCTTCTCTTCGATTGTATGGCTCTTTTCTAATAGTATGTAGTGTTTATTATAAGAATAGATAGAAGTGTGTTTAGGCTTTCGCACTATAGGTGTTCATGCTCCGCACGATGTGTGCTAAGCCTCCGCACTATTGGTGCGGAGCGTTAACACGAATGGTGACGATGAGAATATTGATGCTTTCTCGTCGTATATTTCCAGAGAAAACACTAATGATTGGACAGCGAATGATACTTATCAAGACTGCATAAAACGCTTTATATGACTGCTGAAACTCCTTATAGAAACAAAAATAGGGACACGTCTGTGCCCCTATTTGATATTGTAATGTAGCAAGAATGAATCTTATCTTCTTGCCATGAAGAAGCTTGTACCAGCCTGCATCTGACGAACCTCGTATACACCATTTGCATCAAGTGTAACGTCTGCTGTCAAACCATTGTTGAGGAAAGCCTTTACAGAACCATCACCATTGAAGTGAATAATCTTCTGTTCCTTACCCTCAGCATTCATGTACCATGTGTTCTCCTGCTTGTTGTAAGTGAAGTAGAATACGCTACCATCTGGCTTTGTAA
Coding sequences:
- a CDS encoding lamin tail domain-containing protein, with translation MNYIVRAFIYATIALGLVACSQEDINSTERQKAKEEITFTVDVTLDKNVEDMVNAKQMTNVWDTEQPATTRTPITYDKQGSLTYNWRVGSTIPLFVYITDGKYKKSYKLDKGLQVISAHKGYFTFSVPSYFDLSKLQVASATGKEDGVENGAWTIGIGYDGVMRVFGPKAIDASSYDYNIPLYSKLTKVDPATKHAKVQFLMLGSWIGVRAKSDMYYKSNVYSIALKSDVLHMDGKFDLSKASPVWEADKYRISFNARHNTIVDECDTIRVNNFAIGGEADGAGTTKYTKPFYIWVKATPGATSTTKARVILRSEADSKTGAVAPQIDFLSMRNRFYREAKDIVNFKDGDTYNFSINASLKETRGALMITEYYHSSAQNGENSWIEITNASRETVSLKGYYLVSPNPWNVEPYRALYVANLTDLKALSRGSSSVGMPGNSTTSIPAGKSICLAAGTGYAEVVAKNKAYQVINTGSGVSTPSAVTGGVHYSKYICKDGWNIDLKDPNNNIVDNFGVEVAYLLNGSNGFYYNYYLGERDFIRSKETPFNAPYNGFNPKGWYYMPIETSGLNFLGTFNDYDSRFIPFVDYKDGGSGNRPERYRDMSYYTNIIHLP
- the pnp gene encoding polyribonucleotide nucleotidyltransferase, yielding MNVITKTVQLPDGRTISIETGKVAKQADGAAVLRMGNTVLLATVCAAKEAVPGTDFMPLQVDYREQYAAAGRYPGGFTKREGKANDDEILTSRLVDRVLRPLFPSDYHCEVYVQVMLLSADGVDQPDALAGLAASAALAASDIPIEHTTSEVRVARVNGEYVINPTFEQMKEADMDLMVGATKDNIMMVEGEMDEVSEQDLIGALKAAHEAIKPMCEMQEELSKACGTDVKRAYEDEVNDEELREELRKATYDACYAQAQSGDDDKKHREETYDKIKSDFTEAYDAAHTDLSEDDLEEKHTLIDRYFADVQRDSMRRSVLDTGKRMDGRATDEIRPIWCEIDTLPMPHGSSLFQRGETMSLSTCTLGTKMDEKMVDNVLEKSYQRFLLHYNFPPFCTGEAKAQRGVGRREIGHGHLAWRGLKGQIPADFPYTVRLVSQILESNGSSSMATVCAGTLALMDAGVPMKKPVSGIAMGLIKNPGEDKYAVLSDILGDEDHLGDMDFKTTGTKDGLTATQMDIKCDGLSFEILEKALMQAKAAREHILNIMTETIAEPRAEMKPQVPRIVQLEIPKEFIGAVIGPGGKIIQQMQEETGATITIEETDGVGKVQVSAPNKDSIDAALGKIKAIVAVPEIGEVYEGTVRSIMPYGCFVEILPGKDGLLHISEIDWKRLETVEEAGIKEGDKIKVKLLEIDPKTGKYKLSRRVLLEKPEGYVEPQRRPRGDRRPRRDGERRFDERRPRRENNEFENND
- a CDS encoding copper resistance protein NlpE N-terminal domain-containing protein — protein: MKKIMFLVAACAAMVACNNGKTTANNEGADSAVQDSAAAGDSAVYEGLTPAADVAGIKYRVALAKDSSNGFSVSESYMKSASETDTVYNYTGKYQVVEKDVKGKKNTYYQFELGKDNKTNFLVVNDSTLRLVNSDFEEPAVNTKDMNYDLKLK